The genomic window CCAAAATGCATTCACGATCGTGACACTGCTTCCGCCGCCGCGCGTTCCGTGGCAGATCACCGGCAACCACTGGATCGCGTTGCCGTGCATTCACCCCGTTGACGGCTCGCTGTACGCGCTCGGTGTTCTGCATCGCGGTTCCCGCTCGGCGATCGAGCTGGCGGGCAGCCCCGACTTCCTCCAGGGAAGCGGTGCGCCGTTGCTGCGACCGACGCTCGCCGTCGGCCAGACCACGCGCGACTTCGGCGGTGCGCAGATGGCCTGGGAGCGCGCGCTCGGTTGGATCCCGACGTTCTCGTGTACGATTGGGAGCACGGTGGTTCGCGGAACGATCTTCGCGCCGTACGGCCGCGACGCCGACGTCGCGGGCGCCGTGTACGCACTCTCCGTAGAGAATCGCGCCGGCGAAGCCGCGGACATCGCCATCGGACTCGACGGACGCTTCACGCATCGGCAGATGCGCGTGCGTTCGGCACGTCCGTTCGCGGATGGGAATGTCGTGTCGCGTGGCGCCGACGACGTGATACTGCTCGAGGGAACTGCACCACCGGGCGAGGTTGCGGTCGGCATCGGAGCGGACGGACCGGTCGAGATCTCGGTCGGCGGAGCGACGCCAGGTGAGTTCTCGCTTCGTCGCGTCGTTAGGGTCGAGCCGGGCGCACGCGAGCACGTGGCCTTTTACGTCGCCGTCGGTCCCGAGCGTGATGGCGCGGAAGCGGCCGTGCGTGTGTTGCGTCGTCGCGGATGGCGCGAGCTGCTCTCGTCGACGCGAGACGCGTTGCAATCCTTGCAGCAGACCGCGACGAACGATGTCATGGACCGTCTCGTCAATCGCAATCTGCTGTTCGCGTATTTCTACTCCGTCGGACGCGCACTCGACGACGCGCATTATTACATCGTGCGCACACGCGCGCCCTGGAACGGCCGCGGCGTCACGGTGCGCGACTGGGAAGCGCTGGCGTGGGTCATACCCGCGGTGCAGCTCGCCGACGCGCCGCTCGCGCGCGAATTACTGCTCCGCGCGTGCGAGCTCCACGGCTACGCACCCGGGCGCGGCGTGCATTATATGGATGGCACGCTCTTCGAGCCGGGCTTCACGCTCGAGGGCGCGGCCGCCTACGCGCTTGCGACCGACCGCTACATTCGCGACACGGGCGACGACCAGATCGTCGAGGAGCCGGTGCTCGCCGACACACTGTATCTCGCGGCGGACGATCTCGCGGCGCGGCGCGATCGGCGCGTGCCGCTTTACCACACCGAAGTAAGTCCGTCAGGCGTACCGCCAGCGCATCCGTTCAGTCTGCATGGAAACGCCGTCGTTGCGCAGGCGTTCGACATTCTGCGTCGCACCCTCGATGAGGAGACCGCGCGTGAAGTCGAAGATCCCGAAGCGGTGCGAGCAGCGATCCGGCGACACTTCGTGATCGATCGTGACGGGAAGGACCGGTACGCATCCGCGATCGATCTCGCGGGCGGCGTGTCGTTCGACGATGATCCACTTGGGTCGACGTTCTGGATTCCCCTGTACGATGCCGTGGCGCGGCAGGATTCGACGTACCGTCGCACGGTGAAAGCGTTCACGAGCGAGCCGCGTTCGCTCGCGCAGCAGTGCGCGCGATTGATTGGTCCGGACGCGCCGGCGGTGTTGCAGTGGCTTCGCCGGGCGCCGCTCGACGGCGGTTTCGCAGCGGAGGAGGTCGACGGCGACGGCCGCGCTCGCGCCAATGGCGGCGATGCAGCGTTGTCGGGTCTGTTGGCGTGGAGCGTGTGGTACGCAGTGAATGCGCTCGGGGAAAAGCCGTGAGCGGGTGGAGGGTAGAGGGTTGAGGGTAGAGGGTTGAGGGCAGAGAGTTGAGCCGCTTGTCGGCGACGGACGGCGCGGCCTATATTGAGCGGCACGACGCGGGAATAGCTCAGTTGGTAGAGCACAACCTTGCCAAGGTTGGGGTCGCGGGTTCGAGTCCCGTTTCCCGCTCTGGGATGAACGAGAAGAGGGAGCGGCCGGCGCCGCTCCCTCTTTAGCATTTACTGAAGTGCGGCCGGGGTGGCGAAATCGGCAGACGCGAGGGACTTAAAATCCCTTGGGGGCAACCCCATCCGGGTTCGATTCCCGGTCCCGGCACTCGTTGGGCAGGGTTGCCTCTACCTGGGCCGTCACTACTCCGTTCGAAGCGCAATCATCGGGTCGCATGCCGCCGCGCGGTGAGCCGGAACCCAGCTCGCGGCGAGCGCAGCCGCGGTGAGCAGGAACGCCGCGCCGGCGAATGTCACGGCGTCGGTGGGCGGCACGCCGAAGAGGAAGCTGGCGAGAAGTCGTGTCGCTGCCGCCGCGATGGCCAAGCCGAGCACGACACCCGCGCCGGCAAGCATCAAACCCTGGCGCAGCACCATCCGGAGAATCGTGCCCTGCGCGGCCCCGAGTGCCACGCGCACGCCGATCTCGCGCGTGCGCTGCGCGACGCTGTACGCGATCACGCCGTAAATGCCGAGCAGCGCGAGGACGAGCGCGACCACTCCGAGCGATCCGGTGACCCACAACGCGAGTCGTTGCGGAAAGAGCGACAGCGCCGTCGCCTCGCTCATCGTTTGTTGGTCGAGGATCGGCAAGTGCGGGTCGAGCTCCGCTACGATGCGCCGGAGCGCCCCGGCGGCGCTGGCCGTTCCGGCGGTGCGGACGAGGAGGTTGGCGTGCGGCACGTACCACTGCGCCAGCGGCACGTAGAGGTAGTTGAGCGGTGTCTCGTCCAGCGAGCGGTACTTGGCGTCGCGCGCGACGCCGATCACGGCGATCAGACGGTTGCCGTTGCGAATCGTCCGCCCCACCGCGTCCGTCGTTCCGAACAGGCGTTTGGCAAAAGTCTCATTCATTATTGCGACATCTCGCCCGCCATGGTCGTCGGCTTCCGTGAACGCGCGGCCATGGACGAGCGGGATGCCGATCGCGGCGAAGTAGTCGGCGGTGATCACGTTCCAGTCGGCGCTCCACTCCTGCCCCTTGGGGGCGGGGTGGCCATCGGCGAGGATGGGACCGAAGCCCATCGCGCTGCCACTGAGAGGTAACATCACGGAGAGCGCCGCGTGCGCGACGCCCGGCACACGGCGCGCGTGCTCGAGCAGCTGCTGCGCCTGATCGAGCCCTCGGGTGGAATCGTAGCCCGCGAGGCGGAAGTCGAGCGAGACGATGTCGATCCCGCCCGTGCTGAAGCCGGGGTCCACGGAGCGCGCGCGAAGGAGCGACCGCCCGAACAGGCCGGCGACGACGAGGAGGAGCATCGAGACCGCGATCTGCGAGACGAGGAGCGCACTGCGCAGCCGGTGGCGACGCGTGGTGCCGGCGTCGCTCTTGAGCGCCGGCACGAGGTTCGGCTTGGTGCTCTCGAGCGCCGGGAGCGCGCCGACCACGAGGCCCACGAGGAGCGTGATTCCCAGCGCGAACGCGAGCACCGGCGCGTCGATCGTGGGATGCACGATGATCGGCACGGGGAGCTTGGGAACGAGCGACATCACCGCCGCGACGAGCCAATGCGCTAATACCAATCCGCTCAAGCCCGCGCCCACGCCGAGGACCAGGCTTTCCGTGGCGAGCTGGCGCACGAGCCGCGCGCGCGACGCGCCAAGCGCGAGACGAACCGCGATCTCGCGCTGCCGGCCGGCCGCGCGCGCGAGCAGCATGCCGGCGACGTTGGCGCTGGCCACGACGAGCACCAAGCCGGCGACGACAAACATCGCCGCCATGAACGCGCCGACGACCGCGTGTCCGTCGCCGGGGATGAGCGAGAGGGGCACGACGCGTACGCCGTCGAGATCCGCCTCGTCCTTGTACGTCCGGCGCAGCCGCGCCGCGATCGACGCGAGCTCCGCCTGGGCCTCGCTTGCCGCGCGCCCAGGTGCGAGCCGCCCCACGCCGACGAGCCAGACCGATTGCCGCGAACTGAACAACGTGACGCTATTGGCCAGCTGCGCCCAAGCCCGAAGAGGAATCCAGAGATCCGGCGCGATCACGAACGGCCCCTGGAACCTGGGCGCCGCCACACCGACGATCGTGAACGGCGCGCCGTTCAAATCGACGGTGCGGCCCACGACGCCCGAGTCGCCGCCGAACCGCTTCTGCCAGTAGCGATCGCTCAGAACGATGAGCGGTGCCGAATTGCCCTCTGTGTCATCGCTAGCGCCGAAGAGGCGACCGAGTCGCGGGCGCGCGTCGAGCGTCTGAAAAAAATTGCCGGAGACGACGCCGCCCTGGACAGCCTGGCCGTCGTCGTGATCCGTGAGACTCAACGCCCGGGGCTCGACGTCCATTGCCGCCATCGCGGTGAGGCTCGATGCGCGAGCATAGTCCCTATAAGTCGCATACGAGAAGGTGTCGAAGCCCTTGCCGTTGCGCGTGCCTCCAATGGTGACGACACGATCGGCGTGGCCGATGCCGGGCGGCGATTGCAGCAGCAGCGCGTTTGCGATCGTGACGATCGCCGTCGTCGCGCCAACACCGATGCCGATCGAGAGCACCGCCACTGCGGCGAAGAGCGGCGTGCGCCGGAGACCGCGCAGCGCCAGTCGCGTGTCGGCCGCGAGGGACTCCGACCAGCGGGCGCCGCGCGTCTCGCGCGCGTCGGATGCGATCACCGTCATGTTGCCGAATTCACGCCGCGCCGCAATCCTGGCATCGGCGCGCGACATGCCGCGTGCGATGTAGCGTTCCGTGGCCTCCTCCACGTGCGCGCGCATCTCCTCGTCCATCTCGCGCTGGAGCCGACCGAACAGGAACACGGCCCGAAGTCGGAGCATCAGCTGTCGCAGGAGTCGCATCGCGTCAGGCCCGCTTGAGAATGTGAGAAAGGGCGCCGGCGAATCGCTCCCATTCGGCGCGTTGCGACTCGAGTTGCTGACGGCCCGCGGCGGTGAGCGAGTACACCTTGGCGCGCCGACCGGTATCGGTTTCCTTCCACACCGCCCGCACGAGGGCGCGCTCCTCCAGACGGTAGAGCGCAGGGTAGAGCGAGCCGGCGTTAACCTGCAGCACGTCGCGGGATACGGTCTGAATGCGCTGCGCCAGGTCGTAGCCGTTGGTCGGCTCGGACCGGAGCAGCTGGAGGACGATCAGGTCGAGGGTACCCTGGAGAAGCGGAGTCGGTTTGTGCATGACGTATCACTAGGTTGTCTAGTTATATAGACGGACTAGCGATCCGGCAAGTTTCGGCGGCGTGTCAACCGGCGTTCAGCACAGAGCGATACCGTTGAGCACTTCGGCTCGGTCGGCGCACCCGGAGATCCCGGACTGTAGTCGTTCGATGGTGCGGCGACCATGTTGATTCAAGCGACTACGCGAAAAGACACCTTCAGAATGCACTATCTCAGTGACGCCTGGTGTTGCTCGTAGTAGCATTACTCCACATCATCCTCGCACTCCCCAAACTCAGCCGCCTTCTCAGTGGCAGGTGAAACATGGAGCTGAAGAAGGTTCTCGAGACTCTCAGAGCGAATGCGGCGCAGTACGTACGTGCCTTTGCTGAGATTCTGACTTCTCCGCGTCTGTACTTCGTGCCCGAGACGCGAGAGTCAAACTCGGGAGCGGAGCCGCAGGTCGTCGGTGCCGAGGGTCCGAACCAGAAAGAAAAGACGCTGTCGAATGCGAACCTGCTGGTGTTTGGCGCGATCAGCGTGTTTCTGGGATCCGCCGTTTGGCAGTATTTGCTGGGGAGAGAAGATTCGCTCCCGCTGGCAGGGCGCGTTGCGATCGTTTTGGTGCTCTGGTGCCTGATCGGTGCGGGCGCACATGTCGTTTGTCGAATCGTAGGTGGCAAAGGCTCGGCGATTGATACTTTAGCCGGAACGATTCAGACGCTCGCCGTGACGTACGTGATAGGGACGCTGCTGACGCTCCTCCTGGTCGGGAAGACGCTCGGCGCTAGGCCACAGCTGCTCTATGCGGCGATTCAGTGTGCTCTACTGCTTGCGCTCCTGCCTCCAATCCTGGGCCGCATTCATCGCCTAACGCGGTCTCGCGCCGCAGGGCTCCTGGTAGTGCCACTTTTTGCAAGCGCCTTGAGTTTCCTGGTATGGAATGGTAGGCTGGGAGCACCGCGAGCAACTTCGCCAGAGCTGGCCTCTGCGAGGTCGCCGGTGATGAGCCTCGCTGGCTCGCCCGAGCCAGGCCCGAGCGCTGGAGGCGATATCCTTCCAGCGCGAGGAACGGTGCCGCAACTTGGGCAAGTTTTCATTCGATACTTCCAGCCTCAAAGCGCGCAGCCTCCGCATGTGTCGTTTGTCGAAAACAAGGCCGATAGCACTCAGGTGTTCTGGTTTCCCTTGCGAGAATGCGAATCTGAGCGGAAGTGTCCTTACAGGCCCTGGTGGCGCAAAGCGGATGTGAACGTAATTGTGGTTCCAGACGACGTCGTTGTAGGGATCATGGAGCTTCACAACACCTGCTACGGGCTTCTCAGGGTCAATCCGGACTCGGACTATTCGATGGCGTGCCAGGGGCAACGGCTGAGAGTAGTCACAGCTCCAACTACGTGGCGAAGCACGGGGCAGCCACCGAGAACGGAATGGCTCGCGGCACGCTGGCCGTTGAACCCGTAAGGCGACGCGATCAGCTGCTGAAATTCACGCGGGCTTGTGGCCGGCTGCTACCACGATCGGTGCCGTCCAGCGAAACGGTCCCCACTCGATCGCGAGCGTCCCGCGCTTGTCGTCGGCACCAACGATGGAGATCGTGAAGCGCTCGACCGGTGCGCTCGGTGTCTCCGTGTGCATGCGCGCCATGCCGAGGTCGCGCGCGCCGTCGTACTCGGTACCCCACTGGCCGCTCTGCTTATTGACGATCAGGTCCGCATCGCCGGTGGTGCGTGGAACGGTCCACAACGTATAGGTGCCCGGCGGTACCGCGATCCCGGCGAGCGTGATCGGTGTTGACGTCGTGAACTGTGTCGCGGCGTTCGCTCCCGTGCGCCACACATAGTCGAACGGCACGACGCCGCCGAGCAGTTTCCGCCCGCGCGCGAGCGGACGCCCGTAGTCGACGGCGAAAGTGGCGGCGCCGATTCGCGCGCGCGCCGTGTCTCGAACGCTCAATTGCTTCAGGCCGTTTTTCGCCTCGAGCGCCGCGAATTGCGCACCGATCGCCTGCACGTTCGCCGGTTCGCTGAGGCGCGTGACGTCCACTTTGTACGTCGTTCGCGCGCCGGAGTAGGTGAGCAGGCGATGGCTCGAGTCGAGCGTCGCCTCGCCGACGCCGGAGAGCCAATCGTGCCATACCTCCGCCTTGTTGCCTGGCAAGCGGCGTACGGTTGCGTGTCCCAGCGGGAAGCGGTCGAACTCGCGGTCGATGTAGAGTTGCCGGAGCGGCACGGTGTCGGCAGCGGGTGTGGTCGCTGCCGGCGGTCGTGCGAGTGCCGCCGCGAAATAGAGCTCGTACAGGCTGTACATCTGCGGCACATGCGCCACGACGGGCTCACCGCCGTGCGCGAACGCCCAGCGCGTGAAGTCTGCGCTGTCGCGCTTCGTCATGATCACGGAATCGCGAGTCACGTCAGCGATGACGTGCCGCTCGCGCGTATTTGCGAGCTCGCTCGGCGTCGTGATGTCCATCTCCAGGTGGCGGATGCCGCCGTCGGATGCGAGCGTGATGTTCGCATGCCGCTGCCGCACGCGCGGGAATCGGTCGACGCCGTCGATGGTCAGCGTGTTTCCCCGCCGCACCACATTCTCGACAGAGATAGTATCGTTGCCGAGTCGCGTGATGAATCCGAAGCGTTCGGGGGCCTGGCTTCGGCCGCAGCCCGCGAGTGCGAGAAAAGCAAGGATGAATCGTCTCATGAACTCACGTTCCCGCGCCGGCGCGCGGTACGCAAGGCGATTCAGTCAGATGTCTGTAAGGAATGCGCCGAGCCGCGCACCGAGTGCAGCTAGCGCAGCGCGGCGAAGAGCTCCTGCTGTCCGCGGAGTATGCGTGCCGACTCGTTAGGATTCGGCTCGAGGCTCCATTCGCCGCGCTCGTGCGTGCCGCCAAGGATGATCCCATCCTGACGCGGCATCATATAGAGATCGCCCGGGCCGATGGTGATGTAGTCCACCTCCGGCTGCGGTGCGAGCACCGTGAGCTGCCCCTTGATCGGCAAGATGTCGGGATCGTTGAACAACTTGCCCGCGGCGAGACCGGTGCAATTGACGATCACCGGCTCGCTCAATGCGACGATCGATCGTGCGTCGGCGAATTCCCGAAGTATGACATGGCCGCCGGCGATCCGAAAATCCTGCAGCACGGCCGCGAGGTAGGTCGACGGCTCGATATGCATCGTGAGAAATCGCGACGTGTGATATCCGGGGAAGGGGCTCTCGTGCGGTGTGAGCACGGTACGTGGAAGCAGCTCTCGCAGGAATGCGGCTTCCCATGCGCCCGCGGCGCCGCTGGACGTCGCCGACGGCGACGAGATCGAATAGTTCTCGCGCCAGCCGATGCCGTACTTCGCGCCCACGAGATTCTGGTAATACCGATATGCGAATCGCGAGGCGCGCACGAATTGCGTCTCGAACAACGGCGTTACGAGCTCGGAGTCGACGACGGTGACCGGCGACCACTGCGCTCCCGCGATGTTCGACGTGGTGTTCGGCGGCAAGTCGCGCGCATAGATCGTTACGCTGAAGCCGCGATCCTGGAGCAAGCGAGCGGTCGCGAGGCCCACTGCGCCGCATCCGATGACCGCTGCCTGGCGCAGCGTGGCTGCAAGCGCGAGCTCGGCGGCCATGTCCGCCGTACCCCACGACAGCGACACGCCGCCGCCGCCGTGGCCATAATTGTGAATGAGCAGCTTCTCGTCGACTGAATCCGCTCGGACGAGAAACCCCGTCCGCCGGTAAGGCCGCAGCCCGACGACTTGCCGGATCACTCGATCCTGCGATACACGAACCGGCGCCAAGCGTCGCCGTGTGGCGCGGCGCGACTCGCTCGCGCCGCGCAACGCCGTACAGCCGCCTAACGTCTGCGCCCCGCAGGCGAATGCGATCCACTTGAGCGCGGTGCGCCGTGATACCGTCACGGAATTGGCAATCCGTATGTCGTGTCGATGGTCTCCAACCTTTGCCGTTGGCAGAACGAGCGCAAGATCTCACCCCGAGCGATGCGAAACTGCAACTCGCACCGCCCGGGGCAGACCCGCGTGCGATCAAAACAGAATCCCGAAGCTCACCGGTACCGACTGAATCGACTTGAGATTCGTCGCTCCGTGCTGCGTGTAGACGTTCTGCACGCGTCCCTCGACGAACGCGGAGAGGCGCCCGATGTTGATCGCCAAACCCGCTCCACCGTCCAAGCCAAAGTTGAATTGCGACGTCGAGGTGGACTGGCCGCTTGGCGCCGTCAACGAGTTCATGACGTTGAAACCGCCAAGTCCGGCAAGCAGATAGGGGCGCACCGGCCCGGGCACAAGGTCGATTTGCGTGCCGGCAACGCCGCCAAGGATGTTGCTCGAACCGGTTTGCGACGCCTGAAGCGCCTGGGCCAGATCGAAATGTTGATAGCCCAGATTCAGCCGGAGCGGGAATCCGCCCAGGTTCACCAACAGAAAGCCCTGTCCCTGCACGCCAGTCTTGAACGCATTGCGCGCGTTGGCGGTGGGGACGACGACGCCCCCGGCGAAGCCGACTCGAACGAGGTGCTGGTCGGACATCTGGGCCCGAAGGCTCTCGGCCTGGATCAACAGGATCGACGAGAGCGCGAGCTGAAGAGCGAGAGACGTCCTCATGGTGCCATCCTCCGTTGTGAGTGCGGCGGATGGTACGCAGCGAAGATCAGCGCTACCTCACGCGCAAATCATCTCGCGTGATTTCGGGGATTGGGAGCGACTCACTGCTGACGGCAAATCGTTCCCGAGCGAGATCGGCAACGCGATCGCGCAGCTCGGGCGATGGCTTCTCGGCGCTGTAGAGATACGCGATGATCGATCGCGGGACGGCATCGTCGAAAATGCACCAGCGCGCGAGCCGCTGGCCGTCGATCGCGAGGCTGGAGCCGTTGCCATGTAGCGTCATCGCGCGTAGCCCGCGCTGACTGGTGTAGATCCAACACTCGGACATCACCCGGCGTGCTTCAGCGTAGTCCTGCGACGCGACGGCAATATTGGCAGGCTCCATGTGCGCTCCGATGACACGGGAGGACGTAGGCGTCGTCCTCGTGTCCAAATATCGGACGCGCACGGAGAATGTTGAGCGCGCTCTGAGCGGTAAAGGGCGGGAACTCGCTTCCCGCCCTTCACCAGAATCAGAACGGAACCGTGTCCGTCTCGGTTTTCGTCGGCTCACTCTCCGACGCGAGCTGGAACTCGCTCTCGCTCGCTCCGGCATCCGCGCGTTGAGCTGCCTTGGCGGGCCAGATCACGCCGTCGCAGGAACGATTGCGACACTTGTAATCCGGCGCCTTCGGATTGCGCTTCGAAAGACGGTTGTCCCACATGCGACCACCGCACTTCGGACAGCTCGGTTCGTCCAGCGCGAGCGGCCCCGTCGCCGGGCCGGGAAACGTTGTCTCTACGTGGACAGACTCGGTCGACGTCTCTTCGGTCTGCTCGGCGCGCCGGCGCTCGCGTGCCTCGAGGCGCGCCACGCGTCGCGCGTAAGCCGCCGCAGGGTCATCGAGCGGCTTTGCATAACGACCGTCGCCGTCGACCTGCACCCAGTTCTGCTCGAAGCCGTAGAGCTCGTGCGCGATGCCAAAGCGTACCGCGGCGCGCTTGAACGCATCCGTCGCCGCGGACTTGTAATCGCGTCCCGTTCCCACGTCCTCACGAATGACGCCGAGAATCTGCAGACGCGCCTTGAAGGAGCAGGTCTGCTCTCCGTTCTCATCCTGTCCGGCAAGAGTCGGTAACAGCTCGAGCGTGAGGTCCCACTCTCCGGGAACGACGCCGTCCAGCCGCTCGCGAACCGTGTTCGCGTCGATGTACGCGACAAACCGCGCGACGAATTTCCCATCGCGCAGGACCGGTTTGCCGTCCTGCCGCCAGGAGATCACGCCCGCGGGCAGGGGCGCGGAAAGCTTCGACCAGATGTCCATCTTTTCCATGTGTGTCTCGTGTCGAGCGATCATGCTCTCATCCCACCGTTGTTGGTTCGTCCACTGTGCTGCCTGTCAGCCATTCCAACCCGTTGCGCTTGTCCAACCGCCGGACATGCGACGCCGTGCTCGCAGTACCATCCGTGTCTTCGATCCAGAAAGACGAGGTGGGCTTTGGCCGCCCCGTCCGCCGTCTCATCGACGCGAAATAACCGCTCGACCGACGTACCCTGTCCGCACTTCTCCTGCGCGTTGAGCTCCTTCACCCGAAACTGCGCCGCCAGCTTCTTCGCCACGGCCGGCTTCGGTTTGGCGCGGCTGCGCCCGCGATCGCTCGGTCTGCTTCCTCCGCGAGCGCCGGTCTTGCGATCGGGCTTCCGCTTTTGACGCTTGTTGCTCTGCCCCGATTTGTTGACTCGCGACACCGCAACTCCTATCATCTGTTACAGATGTAAGTATTGTTCGGGGTTCGTTCGGTATCATATTATAGAGGGCGTGTTACAAATGTCAACCCGCCGAAAACGATCACAGGCAGACGCCCTCGGCTTCCCCGATCTGACGCCACTCGGAAAGCACATCGAAGTGCTTCGCATCGGACGAGGCCTTTCGAAACAGCGCCTCGCTCGCTTTGCCAGCACCTCACGCCAGCAGATCTGGCGAGTGATGACGGGCAAGGCGGAGCTCACCGATTCGCTGCGGCAGCGGTTGGCCCACGCGCTTCAGGTGGCGACCTCCGAGTTATCTCCGAACGCCAGCTCCCTCCCGAACGTTCGCGGCGCAACGACGCGAAACGCGCCGAGCATCGGTATCTCGCTCGAGACATATCTGGCGGCGCCAGCGCTCGCCGAGCGAACTCTGCGCACACTGCCTAACGGCGAAGCGGGACGCGAGCTCAAGCGGGCAATCCTCACCGCGCTCGAAGACCTCGCGATACAACATCACATCGCGCTGCCGGCGGAGTTTTTCGATCTCCGTCGTCGCGTCCTTACCGACGAGCTGTAAGGTGTCCTCGAGGCTGGC from Gemmatimonadaceae bacterium includes these protein-coding regions:
- a CDS encoding ABC transporter permease, coding for MRLLRQLMLRLRAVFLFGRLQREMDEEMRAHVEEATERYIARGMSRADARIAARREFGNMTVIASDARETRGARWSESLAADTRLALRGLRRTPLFAAVAVLSIGIGVGATTAIVTIANALLLQSPPGIGHADRVVTIGGTRNGKGFDTFSYATYRDYARASSLTAMAAMDVEPRALSLTDHDDGQAVQGGVVSGNFFQTLDARPRLGRLFGASDDTEGNSAPLIVLSDRYWQKRFGGDSGVVGRTVDLNGAPFTIVGVAAPRFQGPFVIAPDLWIPLRAWAQLANSVTLFSSRQSVWLVGVGRLAPGRAASEAQAELASIAARLRRTYKDEADLDGVRVVPLSLIPGDGHAVVGAFMAAMFVVAGLVLVVASANVAGMLLARAAGRQREIAVRLALGASRARLVRQLATESLVLGVGAGLSGLVLAHWLVAAVMSLVPKLPVPIIVHPTIDAPVLAFALGITLLVGLVVGALPALESTKPNLVPALKSDAGTTRRHRLRSALLVSQIAVSMLLLVVAGLFGRSLLRARSVDPGFSTGGIDIVSLDFRLAGYDSTRGLDQAQQLLEHARRVPGVAHAALSVMLPLSGSAMGFGPILADGHPAPKGQEWSADWNVITADYFAAIGIPLVHGRAFTEADDHGGRDVAIMNETFAKRLFGTTDAVGRTIRNGNRLIAVIGVARDAKYRSLDETPLNYLYVPLAQWYVPHANLLVRTAGTASAAGALRRIVAELDPHLPILDQQTMSEATALSLFPQRLALWVTGSLGVVALVLALLGIYGVIAYSVAQRTREIGVRVALGAAQGTILRMVLRQGLMLAGAGVVLGLAIAAAATRLLASFLFGVPPTDAVTFAGAAFLLTAAALAASWVPAHRAAACDPMIALRTE
- a CDS encoding PadR family transcriptional regulator yields the protein MHKPTPLLQGTLDLIVLQLLRSEPTNGYDLAQRIQTVSRDVLQVNAGSLYPALYRLEERALVRAVWKETDTGRRAKVYSLTAAGRQQLESQRAEWERFAGALSHILKRA
- a CDS encoding DUF2911 domain-containing protein — encoded protein: MRRFILAFLALAGCGRSQAPERFGFITRLGNDTISVENVVRRGNTLTIDGVDRFPRVRQRHANITLASDGGIRHLEMDITTPSELANTRERHVIADVTRDSVIMTKRDSADFTRWAFAHGGEPVVAHVPQMYSLYELYFAAALARPPAATTPAADTVPLRQLYIDREFDRFPLGHATVRRLPGNKAEVWHDWLSGVGEATLDSSHRLLTYSGARTTYKVDVTRLSEPANVQAIGAQFAALEAKNGLKQLSVRDTARARIGAATFAVDYGRPLARGRKLLGGVVPFDYVWRTGANAATQFTTSTPITLAGIAVPPGTYTLWTVPRTTGDADLIVNKQSGQWGTEYDGARDLGMARMHTETPSAPVERFTISIVGADDKRGTLAIEWGPFRWTAPIVVAAGHKPA
- a CDS encoding FAD-dependent oxidoreductase; the encoded protein is MTVSRRTALKWIAFACGAQTLGGCTALRGASESRRATRRRLAPVRVSQDRVIRQVVGLRPYRRTGFLVRADSVDEKLLIHNYGHGGGGVSLSWGTADMAAELALAATLRQAAVIGCGAVGLATARLLQDRGFSVTIYARDLPPNTTSNIAGAQWSPVTVVDSELVTPLFETQFVRASRFAYRYYQNLVGAKYGIGWRENYSISSPSATSSGAAGAWEAAFLRELLPRTVLTPHESPFPGYHTSRFLTMHIEPSTYLAAVLQDFRIAGGHVILREFADARSIVALSEPVIVNCTGLAAGKLFNDPDILPIKGQLTVLAPQPEVDYITIGPGDLYMMPRQDGIILGGTHERGEWSLEPNPNESARILRGQQELFAALR
- a CDS encoding outer membrane beta-barrel protein, producing MRTSLALQLALSSILLIQAESLRAQMSDQHLVRVGFAGGVVVPTANARNAFKTGVQGQGFLLVNLGGFPLRLNLGYQHFDLAQALQASQTGSSNILGGVAGTQIDLVPGPVRPYLLAGLGGFNVMNSLTAPSGQSTSTSQFNFGLDGGAGLAINIGRLSAFVEGRVQNVYTQHGATNLKSIQSVPVSFGILF
- a CDS encoding Rad52/Rad22 family DNA repair protein translates to MEKMDIWSKLSAPLPAGVISWRQDGKPVLRDGKFVARFVAYIDANTVRERLDGVVPGEWDLTLELLPTLAGQDENGEQTCSFKARLQILGVIREDVGTGRDYKSAATDAFKRAAVRFGIAHELYGFEQNWVQVDGDGRYAKPLDDPAAAYARRVARLEARERRRAEQTEETSTESVHVETTFPGPATGPLALDEPSCPKCGGRMWDNRLSKRNPKAPDYKCRNRSCDGVIWPAKAAQRADAGASESEFQLASESEPTKTETDTVPF
- a CDS encoding helix-turn-helix transcriptional regulator — encoded protein: MSTRRKRSQADALGFPDLTPLGKHIEVLRIGRGLSKQRLARFASTSRQQIWRVMTGKAELTDSLRQRLAHALQVATSELSPNASSLPNVRGATTRNAPSIGISLETYLAAPALAERTLRTLPNGEAGRELKRAILTALEDLAIQHHIALPAEFFDLRRRVLTDEL